The Sphingosinicellaceae bacterium genome includes the window ATCGCCGAGGTGGCCAACAGTCTGATCGACTCGTTCATCGCCCGTGGCACAGGCGAGTTCGTCTCGGAATTCGCGTTGCCGTTGCCGGGCATCATCATCGCCGAGCAGCTTGGGCTGGACCGCGACCGCGTGCCGACTTTCAAGAGCTGGGCCGACGCCATCCTAGCACCCGCTATGGTGCCGATGAACGAGGCCGAGCTGCGCGCAACCGCCGAGATCGAGCTCGAGATGCAGCATTTCCTCGCGGACATGTTCGAGAGCCGGCGCCGCGAGCCGAAGCCCGACATCATCTCGGCACTCGTCAACGCCCGCATCGAGGGCGAGGCGCCGCTGTCGATGCACGAGCTCCAGAACCTGATGCACCAGCTCATCTCGGGCGGCTACGATACGACGATCAGTGCGTTGGCGAACGGCCTCTGGCTGCTGCTGCGGTTTCCCGAACAGCTGGAGAAGCTGCGAGCCCGGCCGGAATTGATCAAGGGTTTCGTCGAGGAGGCGTTGCGCTACGAGAGCCCGGTCCAGGGCCTCGTCCGCCGGGCAACGCGCGATGTCGAGCTGCATGGCTGCGTGATCCCGCGGGAATCGGTCGTGATCGTCCGCTACGGCGCGGCAAACCACGATCCGGCCAAGTTTCCCTGCCCGCATCAGTTCGATATCGAGCGCAAGAACGCCAGTGCGCACATGGCGTTCGGCAACGGCGTGCATTTCTGCGTCGGGCAACTGCTGGCCAAGCAGGAGCTCGTCACCGGCTTCGGTATCCTGCTCGACCGGCTCGCCGATATCGAGCTGGCCGCGCCGCTGCCCGATCCGCCACATCATCCGAGCCTGCTGCTGCACCCGATGAAGGAACTGCAGATCCGGTTCCGGGCGGCGCGGTAGCCGCTGGTGGCAAAACGTACAGCGTCCGAACACCGGACCATCCTCAAGCGCAAGTCGCCGGGCCGACCGGTAGGCACCACGGGTGCGGCGACCCGCGAGCGCATCCTGCAGACCTCGGCGTCGATGTTCGCGCTGCATGGCCTGCAGAACGTCAGCCTCGCGGAGATCGCGGGCGCGTGCGGGATGACGGCGCCGGCGATCTACAATCACTTTGCGTCGAAGGACGTCATCTTCATCGAAGTCGTGCGCACGATGTACGACGAGATCCTGCTGGCCTTCGTCGAGGCACTCGACAACGACCTCGGGCTGAACGCCTCGCTCGACCGCGTGCTCGATACCTGCCTCGAGATCTACCGCGAGGACCAGGTGCTGGCGCGCCTGGGGCAGGAGGCAACGCTGCTGGCGGCACGTTCGCCGGGGCATTATCCCGAGTTCCAGGAGCTGAAGAGCAAGTTGCAGGCGCTGTTCACGGCGGCGGTGGCGCGCGGCGTCAAGTGGGGCGAACTTTGCGCTTATACCGACATTGAGGAAACCGGTGCGATCCTACACCACCTCATCCTCGGGGGTATCAGCAGCCGCTCGCTGGCGGCACCATCGGAGGCCCAGTTCCGCCGGACCATCGAGGCGTTCCGTCGCCTGATGATACGGCGGCCAGCCCAAGACGCCAGGTTGAAGGACGGACCGGCCGCGCTTTCGGTCGTCCCCCGGTCCAACATCTCGTGATCGGCATCGTGTCAAGCAAGAAGGGTAATGCGTACTGACCTAGCAATAGTGCCATGTTGACACTGACAGGCAGCGCAGCCCAACATCGGCAGCAACGCTGTATAAAACAGTTCAAGCAGCAAGCAGACTGCTGAATAAAAACGCGGCCAATTGGGGAGGAACCGACATGAACGAGCGGGTCTCAAAGTGCGTTCGTGCGACGTTACTGGCAGGAACGACCGCTGTTCTATGGGCGACAGCCGGTTATGCGCAAGATGCGCCGGCATCCAGCCAAAGTAGTGGCGCGGCCACGCCCCTCGGCCCGACAGCACCCGCCCCGGCGCTCCGCGATACGCCGTCCGACGCCCAGCCCGACATCATCGTCACCGCCCGTAACCGCCGTGAGCGCCTGATCGACGTGCCCGTCGCGGCGACGGTGCTGACCGCGCAGGCGCTGAGCCGCGCCTCGGCCGTCCAGATCGCGGAGATCGCGAAGCAGGTTCCCCAGCTCGAGATCAACATCGCGGGCGCCGGCACCGGTGCCAACGTCTCGATCCGCGGCGTCGGCTCGTCTTCGATCGATGCGGGCGTCGACCAGCCGGTGTCGCTGGTCATCGACGGCGTCGGCACCAGCCGCGGCCGCCTGATCTTCCTCGGGCTGTTCGACGTCCAGTCGGTCGAGGCGCTCAAGGGCCCGCAAGCCCTGTTCTTCGGCAAGAACAGCCCCGCCGGCGTGCTGTCGCTGACCACCACCAGCCCGGGCACGGAGTTCGGCGGCTATGCCAAGGCGAGCTACAACTTCGACGACCACTCCCGGTATCTGGAAGGTGCGGTGTCGATCCCGCTGAGCGAGACCTTCGCAGTCCGCGTCGCCGGCCGGGTGCTCGACTCGCGCGGCTACCTGCTCAACACGGCGGTTTCCCAGCCCGATCCACTGACCCGGGCCCCCGATGGTTCGGCAGTGGTGACGCGCCCGGCGAGCCGCTATCAGGGCCAGGCCTCCGGCGAGATTGGCCGCCTTACCGCCAACTGGCACCCGACCGAGCAGTTCGATGCGACGCTGAAGTTCACCGGCGCGCACCAGCACGGCAGCGGCGCCGCCGGACAGTCGACCATCGTCGCCTGCGCGCCGGGAGCGACGCGGCCCTCGCTCGTCCTCGGCCCACTGGTGCTGACCGATCCGACCGGCACCTGCAAACCCGACTTCAAGGTCTCGATCGCCGACTTGCCGCTGCCGAACATGATTCCGCTGAGCAAGACCGGGCGGGCCTTCGACGATTCGACCACGTACATCACATCGCTGAACATGAACTACCGTCTCGACGACATCACGCTGACGTCGATCACTGGCTACATCAACTTCAACTATGCCAACGCCGGCAACTTCGATTACCAGTCGTATGGCGTACTCTGGGGCGCACTGACCGACAGCCTGAAGAGCTATTCGCAGGAGCTGCGTGCGTCATCCAGCTTCCACGGTCCGTTCAACTTTACCGGCGGGCTCCTGTACGAGCACACCGACCGGGTGTTCAGCCAGGACATCAAGGTTCCGGGGTTCACCGCGATCGACGGCCGCTACGACAATGCCTTCTCGGTCGACCCGACCAAGGGCAACACCTACTCCGCCTATCTGCAGCTGCGCTATAATATCCTGTCCAACCTCGAGCTGGCGGGCGGCGCGCGCTATACCCACGAGGTCAAGACGGGGTCGCTCCAGGACATTTACCTGCGCCCGGGCAACGTCAACAACCTGCCAGTCGGCAAGATCATCCACGCCCGCGTCTCGAACGACAATGTCTCACCCGAAGTCACGCTGAGTTGGCACCCAGTCCCGAATTCGACGCTTTACGGAGCTTACAAGACGGGCTTCCTGTCGGGCGGCATCTCGAACCCCGGCCAGATCAACAAGACCGCGACCCCCGACCTGCTCACCTTCCGGCCGGTCAAGGTCAAGGGCGGCGAGATCGGCGCCAAGGGCTCCTTCCTCGGCAGCAAGCTGACGGTCAGCAGCGCTGCCTACATCTACGACTACACCGACCTGCAAGTGATCTCGTTCGAACCGACGACCTTCAGCTACACGACCAAGAATGCCGCCAGCGCCCGGGTCAAGGGCATCGAGGTGCAGGCGAACTACCGCATGGACAGCAATTTCTCGCTGCGCGGCGCGATCAGCTACAATCACGGTCGCTACACCAAGTTTCCGAACGGCCAGTGCTACGCCGGCCAGACCGTGGCGCTTGGCTGCTCGGGCGGCGTACAGGACCTGTCGGGTACGCCGATCGGAGTGTCGCCCGACTGGGCCGGCAATCTCGGCCTGACCTACGACCGGGCGTTGTTCGGCGAGGTCCACGGGATGTTCTCGATCGACGGCTACTACCGGGGCAAATACGACTTTACGGCGGCCAATACCTATCGGCCGACGGCGATCCAGGACGGGCAGGTGCGCGTCGACGCGTCGGTCCGGCTGTATCAGCCGAACAAGGGCTTCGAGCTGGCCCTGCTGGCGCGCAACCTGACCAACCGGCTCACGATCCTGTCCGGAAGCGATACCCCGGCGGGGGCGCCCGGCCAGCTGAGCGGCACGCTGGCCCGCGGCCGCGAGGTGCTGGTCGAGGCATCCTACCGCTTCTGAGTTGTCGTACGCGACCCTGCAGCCGTGGCGGCTGGCTTTTTACCGGAGATTTTCATGCCCAATTCCACCGACACTTCGACTGTTCCCAACGGCGCCGGGGGAGGGCGGGCGGGTCGCCTTGCCGGCAAGGTCGCGATCGTCACCGGCGGCTCGAAGGGCCTCGGCGCCGCCGATGCGCGACTGTTCGTTGCCGAGGGTGCGACGGTCGTCATCGCCGACGTCGATGTCGGCATGGGGGAGGCGCTCGCCGCCGAACTCGGGTCGGCCGCGACCTTCATGCGCCTCGACGTTCGCAACGAAGCCGAATGGCAGGTGCTGGTCGCCGCCGTCGTCGAGAAGCACGGCCGCCTCGACGTGCTGGTCAACAACGCCGGCGTCGTCGAGATGCACTCGCCCGAGACGATCGAGGAGGTCGACCTGCGCTTCGTCATGGCGGTCAGCGTCGATGGCACGGTCTGGGGCTGCAAGTATGCGATCCCGGCGATGAAAGCGTCCGGCGGTGGCTCGATCGTCAACATGGCGTCGATCGCCTCGGTCCAGGGCGAGCCCTATGTCGCCGCGTATTGCGCCGCCAAGGGCGCGGTCGAGGCGTATACCCGCGCCGTCGCGGTCCACTGCGCGCAGGGGCGCTACAACATCCGCTGCAATTCGGTCCACCCATCGGGGATCGACACGCCGATGGTGCGCTCGGTGCCCGGCAAGATGGCGGCGAGCAACCTGCCGACACTGGTCGAACAGGCGTCGGGGGCCGGCCTCAATCCGCTCGGCGAGCCGGTCGACATCGCCAACCTCGTGCTGTTCCTCGCCTCGGACGAATCCCGGTTCATCAGCGGGCAGGCGATGGTCGTCGACAACACCGCCTCGATCACCGAGGGGATCGTTCCCGGCGGCCGGGCCAGCACGATGGCCGCGCCAAGCGGGGGCTGATGAAGACCGGTTGAAGGACCTTGAGCCGCGTTCCAGCGTCCTAGACCGGCTTGTTACCGAACCCGGCACGCCGACAGACATCGAGCCGACTCTTGACGATCTTCAGCTCGTCGGCGGTGTCGAAACCGAGCACGCCGTGTCGCCGCGCTAGCTGCCCCCAGAGCATCGAGGCCTGGGTAAAGATCGCGCACGCCCGGGCGCGCTGTCCGTCGGCATAGTAGATTTCCCCGAGCGGGCGCATGCTGACCGGGATCGACCGGGCCGCTTCGAAATCATCGGGGGCAGCGGCCGCCACCTGGCGATACGATTGCGATGCCGCCTCGGCTTCGGCGATCGCTTCGGGATAGCGGTGCAGCGAGGCCAGCGTTGCGGCCCGCTGCATGTGAAGAATGTTGTCGATGTGCCGGGCCCGCGGGCTTTTCTCGAAGGCCAGCATCAGGTCCGCAGCGACGATGCCGCGCTCGATCGCCGGCAACCCTTCGACGGGACGGTTCAGGTCGTCGAGCAGGCTGCCGATGCTATAGTCAGCCCAGGCGAGCCGCTCGAGCAGGCGGACGTCGGGGTTGGCGTTGGCGGGCTGCCGCAGCGCCAGGTCTGCGGCGCGGTATTCGGGCAGCGAGGCGAGTTTCGCTCCGAGGTAATATTTGGCGTCGCCGCGCAGTATGTAGGCGTTGCCCAGCGCCAGCGCGGTTTCGACCGGGTCGGCGCCGGACGGCATGGTGCGCAGGTCGGCAAACGACACCGCAAGCGGACGCTCCATGTCGGCGAAGCGCGCTTGGTAGTCGTAGAGATTGGCGAGCCCGCTCGAACACCGGATCCGTGCCAGCCGGGCGGCCGGGTCACGGGGCAGGCGGGCGACGGCCCGTCCGGCCAGCACGCAGGCCTGTTTGAACAATTGCTCGCCGAGCGCAGGATTATTGTCGGTGACGTGGACGATCGCGGCGTGCGTCGACAACGCCTGCGACAGCGCCAGCATGATGTCGGGGCGGTCGCCGGTTTCGGCCAGCATGGTGCGCATACCCGTCTCGGCGCGGATCAGGTCGCGCTTGGCGGCGCGGGGATTGCCGAGGTTCTGGACGCTTGGCTGGCCGAGGATCTGCGCCGTCGTCGCATAGCCGCGCGCGACCTCGAGGCGCATGTCGAGTGGTGCCCCCTTCACCCGGCTCAGCGTCTCCAGGTACGTTCGGCCGCGCCTGGCGAGATCGTTGCGAAGCTGCGAGGTGCCGGGAAAGTGCTGAAGCTGTCCGGTGACATCGGTGAGCAGGTACGACGCGAGCTGCCGCACCTCGGCGAAACGCTGCTCGGCCAGCCGCCGCTCATGCTCGGCGCGAACGTACAAGGTGGTCGTCACCGCGACCGCGGCAATCAGCGACAGCAGCGCCAGCGCCGCGATGCCGACCCCGAGCCAGTTACGGCGGACGAACATCGCAGCGGTCCGCGACGGAGTCGACCGCAACGCCGACACCGGGCGGCCGTTCAACCAGCGCTCGAGGTCCCCAGAGAGCGCGCTCGCGGTCCCGTAGCGCTCCGCCGGATCGACGGCGGTGGCGCGCGCGACCACGGCGGCAAGCTCGGCGGGAAGCGGCGTGCCGTCATCGAGCAGTGTCGCCGCCATCCGGCCCAGCGAGAACACGTCGTCGGCCGGTGTCGCCTGCAACCCGGCCGCCTGCTGCGGACTTGCGAACGCCGGAGTCTGTGCCCGCGCGGTGGTCGGCAACGGCTCGTCGCGGCTCTCGGTCAGGCTGAGGTCGATCATCCGGGCAATGCCGAAATCGAGCAGCTTGACCCCGTAGCGGTCGTCGATGACGACGTTGTTCGGCTTGATGTCGGCGTGGACGATCAGGTGCTGGTGGGCGAACTGCATGGCATCGCAGACATCGCGGAGCAGGGTCATCCGCTGCCGCGCATCGAGGTTCAGGGCATCGCAATGGGCGGTGATCGAGCGGCCCTCGATCAACTCCATGACGATGTAGGACTCGCCGCTCGTGGTGACGCCGCCGTCGAACAGTTGCGCGATATGGGGATGACGGAGGCGCGCGAGGATCTGCCGTTCGCTCGCGAACTGGGCCGCGGCAGTGCCGCTGAACAGGCTGCGGCGGATGAGCTTTATGGCGACCGTCTGGGTGAAGACGCCGTCGTCGCGCTCACCGCGAAACACCAGCCCCATGCCGCCGTGGCCGATCGGCTCGGTCAGGCGGTAGACGCCGACACGATCGGGCGGTGGCTGCGCAAAGACCTTGTCAACCGGTGCGGGCGGTTCGGTCGGCAGCATCGGCCGGTGCGCCTCGGTGCCGATCAGCCGGCGGACCGTAGCCAGGAGTGTCGGGCGGTCAACCAGTTGCCGCTCGAGGTCGGCGTCACGCGTTGTCGGTGGCAGGTCGAGCCATTCCGAAAACAGGTCGAGTGCCTCGCGCTGGACGGCGTCCTGCTCAGCGGACACCGATCAGTCGTCGCCGTCGAGCGCTGCAATCAGCCAGGCGCGCGCCGTTCGCCAGCGCCGCTCGGTGGTGCTCACCGAATTGTTCATCGCGACCGCGATCTCGGTCATCGTCAGTCCGGCATAGAAGCGCAGTTCGACGACACGTGCCCGGTCGGGGTCAAAGGCGAACAGGCGCTCCAGTGCATCATCGAACACGTCGAGCGGAAAGCTGCGGTGCTGGCCCTTGTCGATCCACTCGGTCATGATTTCAGGGGTCGACCGTTTCGCCGCGCGAAAATGCCTGACCTCGTCGATCAGCGCCTGCCGCATCACGCGCGCCGACATCGCGAGGAAATGCGCACGGTCCTTCCAGACGATCTGGTCGAGGCTCATCATGCGCAGCGCCGCCTCGTGGGCCAGGTCGGTCGGCTGGATCTGCAGCTGGGCACCGTCGCTGCGCAGGACCCGCTGCGCGATCGTCCGGATTTCACCGTAGCACACCGCGAGCAACGCCTCATGGGGTGCGCCGATGCGCGGCACGCCTGGCCTGCCTGGCGCGGCGGCGATATCGGTCATCAACATACGAATACTCAACCCCCACTCATCGACCTGCCACCTGGCCGACACGAACCGGACTCGAAGACCTGGGGACGTGTTTATCCGACCCGCCTCCGACCGCAAATTAATTTCTCGGGCGTGAAGGGTTAATCGGCGGGATTACGCCTTTGTTATTGAAGCAGTCGTGAAATTGAGTTGGGGGCACTCCGACCAGTGCGGCGGCAACAGGAGTATCGCCGTGTATATCGACCTGAAAAGCCTGCGCTTCGGAGCGTCCGCACTTGTCATTGGAGTGCTCCTGACCCCGGTCACCGCCCAGGCTGGCGTCTGCGACTGGGCCGGCGGCAGCGGCCTGTGGAGCGATATCGTCAACTGGAGTTGCGGCAACCAGCCCGGCAGCGGCGATGCTGCTGTTGTTAGCGCGCCCGGTTCGAACGTCACCCTGCTCAGCCTGAACGCAAGCGCCGGCACGCTCGCGGTCGGGGCCGGCAACTCGGTGGCCATCAACAACACGTTCCTGACGATCTACAACAATGCGATCACCAACAACGGCGTCGTGACGCTGACGAACAATTCGCAGCTCCGCTCGGGGGCGGGGATCGTCACTATCTCAGGCGGCGGCAGCGTGGTGCTCGACAGCAGCGCCGGTTACGCACGGATCGGCGACGGCGGCGGCGGTTTCATCTTCGGTGCCGGCCAGGCAATCCGTGGTTCGGGCAATATCGGCGTCAACCAGGCGTCGTTCACCAATAATGGGCTGGTCTCGGCCGATGTCGCGAACGGCGTCATCGATATCGACGCGGTCGCCGGCAGCGCGGGGCTGGGCGGCGCGGGTGTCGGGACCGGCGGCAATGCCGGCCTCTACAACACCGGTACCTTGCAAGCGGCAAACGGCAGCACGCTGGCGCTCGAGGGTGGTCTTTACGAGAACGCCGCGACCGGCGTCATCCAGGCGTTGGCCGGCTCGTTCGTATCGCTCGCCAGCGATTCCCGGGTAGTCGGGGGGACGCTGAAATCGGTCGGCACCGGGGTCGTCAACGCGCACGACACCATCCAGTATCTGAATTCGGTGACGCTCGCCTCGGGCAGCAAGCTCGATGTCAGCAACGACTTTGTCTACCTGAACACCGCGCTGACCAACAACGGCACCGTCACGCTGACCAACAATTCACAGCTGCGCAGCGAGGCGGCAACGCTGGCGATCGGCGGCACCGGTACGATCGTTCTCAACGACACCGCCGGCTATGCCCGCATTGGCGACGGCGGCGGCATCTGGACGCTGGGCACCGGGCAGACGGTGCGCGGCTCGGGCCAGATCGGCGTCAACCAGGCGTCGTTCACCAACAACGGCATTATCGCCGCCGATGTTTCGGGCCGGACGATCGACATCGATGCGGCAGGCGGCAACGGCGGCATCAGCGGCGGTCTCGGAGCCGACGGCGCCGCGGGCTTCCTGAATGCGAGCGTCATCCGCGCAACCGGCGGCGGTATCGTCTTCTTCGAAAGCGGCCAGTACGACAACCGCCCGGGTACGATCTCGGCGACCGGCGGTTCGGTGATCGGACTCGGTTCGGACTCGCGCATCGTCGGCGGCACGATCGCGGCGGACACGACCAGCGTCGTCAACGCGCACGATACCATCCAGTATCTGAATTCGGTGACGCTTGCCTCGGGCAGCAAGCTCGATGTCAGCAACGACTTCCTCTATTTGAACACCGCGCTGACCAACAACGGCACCGTCACGCTGACCAACAATTCACAGCTGCGCAGCGAGACCGGGACACTGGCCATCGCCGGTACCGGCACGATCGCCCTCGACGACATCGCCGGCTATGCGCATCTCGGCGATGGCGGCGGGATCTGGACACTCGGTACCGGCCAGACCGTACGCGGCTCGGGCAGTATCGGTGTCAACCAGGCGTCGTTCACCAGCAACGGGCTGATATCCGCCGATGTCGCAACGCGCGGGATCGACATCGACGCAGCCGGCGGCAACGGCGGGCTGAGCGGCGCGGGCGTCGGCACCGGCGGCAACGCGGGCTTCTACAATGCCGCGACCCTGCAGGCGACGAACGGCAGCACCTTGTCGTTCGAGAGCGGTCTTTACGAGAATGCCGTGGCGGGCCTGATCCAGGCTCTAGCCGGCTCGACCGTGTCGCTGAACGCCGACTCGCGGATCGTCGGAGGGACACTCAAGTCCGTCGGCACCGGCGTTATCACGGCGCACGGCACCACCCAGTATCTGAGCTCGGTAACACTTGCGTCGGGCAGCAAGCTCGATGTCAACAACGACTTCCTCTACGTGAACGCCGCCCTGACCAACGGCGGCACGGTCACGCTGGCTAATAATTCGCAGCTTCGAAACGAGACCGGTACGCTGGCGATCGGTGGTACCGGAACCATCGTCCTCGACAACAGCGCCGGCTATGCACGGTTTGGCGATGGCGGCGGGACGTGGACATTCGGCGCTGGCCAGACGGTGCGCGGCTCGGGGCAGATCGGCATCAATCAAGCGGTGTTCGTCAACAACGGCGTGATCTCGGCGGACGTCGCGGCGGGGGGCATCGACATCGATGTCGCTGGTGGCAACGCCGGCCTCAACGGCGCGGGCGTCGGCACCGGCAGCAACGCAGGCTTCTACAACAATGGCACCGTGCAGGCCGCGGGCGGCAGCGCACTGGCGCTCGAAAGCGGCCTCTACGAGAACAGCGTCATCGGCACGTTCAAGGCCGTCGGCGCGGGCAGCAGTTTCATCATGAACGCCGACGCCAGCCTGGCCAACCTGCAGGCCGGCGGCGTCCTCGACAAGGGCAGCTACACCTCGTCGACAAGCGGCGCGGCGAGCGTCCTCAACCTGCGCAGCAATGCCTCCGACACCGTCGCGGTGATCGGCAGCGGCGCCGGCTCGACCGATACGGTCGTCACCCTCGACGGCGTCAACTCGACGTTCAGCGTCGTCGGCTTCAGCACTGGCGTCGTGACTTCCATCGACGCCAGCCTGAGCAAGGTCGCGGCTTCGGGGCAGCTCAACCTAAGCGGTGGCCGGGTGCTCAACATCGTCGCGAACGGCGGGGCCTTCACCAACGACGGCGTCGTCCAGCTTGGCGGGGGCACCATCGGCGCAGGCAGCTACACCAACACCGGCATCACCCGCGGCAACGGCGCGGTGACGGTCGCGATGACCAACAGCGGCACGGTAACGGCGGTCGGTGGCGTACTGGAAACCCGTGCAATCAACGGCCCAGGCGCCATCGGCTCGACCGCGGGCGCGACCCTCGACCTGTCGGCGGCAACCGCGAGTTCGACCGCCGGCACACTGAGCAACGCCGGCAACCTCGCGATCGGGACCCACAACGTCACGGTCACCAGCGACTACACCAACGCTTCGTTCGGCTCGGGCAATGCGTTCGACAATCACGCGAATGTCAGCGGCTCGGGCCTGATCCTCGCCGCCAGCGCGACGATGGACCTGTCGGGTTCGGGCCTGAGCGGCAACACGCTGAATGTCGGCAGCGTCCGCACCGGCGGCTCCAGCTCGACCAACCTGACGATCACCAACAACGGTGTCTCGACCAATCTGATCGGCGCGGTGCAGAACGGCAATGCCCCCAGCGTCGCGCTGAGCGTCACCGACTTCACCGCGGCACATGGCGGTGGCACGGCGGTCATCGGGATCAGCTACACCGGCCTGCTGGCGGGTTCGCTGGCCGGGCAGACGATCAAGGTCGTCAACAACTTCGACAAC containing:
- a CDS encoding SDR family oxidoreductase, which produces MPNSTDTSTVPNGAGGGRAGRLAGKVAIVTGGSKGLGAADARLFVAEGATVVIADVDVGMGEALAAELGSAATFMRLDVRNEAEWQVLVAAVVEKHGRLDVLVNNAGVVEMHSPETIEEVDLRFVMAVSVDGTVWGCKYAIPAMKASGGGSIVNMASIASVQGEPYVAAYCAAKGAVEAYTRAVAVHCAQGRYNIRCNSVHPSGIDTPMVRSVPGKMAASNLPTLVEQASGAGLNPLGEPVDIANLVLFLASDESRFISGQAMVVDNTASITEGIVPGGRASTMAAPSGG
- a CDS encoding TetR/AcrR family transcriptional regulator — encoded protein: MAKRTASEHRTILKRKSPGRPVGTTGAATRERILQTSASMFALHGLQNVSLAEIAGACGMTAPAIYNHFASKDVIFIEVVRTMYDEILLAFVEALDNDLGLNASLDRVLDTCLEIYREDQVLARLGQEATLLAARSPGHYPEFQELKSKLQALFTAAVARGVKWGELCAYTDIEETGAILHHLILGGISSRSLAAPSEAQFRRTIEAFRRLMIRRPAQDARLKDGPAALSVVPRSNIS
- a CDS encoding TonB-dependent receptor — translated: MNERVSKCVRATLLAGTTAVLWATAGYAQDAPASSQSSGAATPLGPTAPAPALRDTPSDAQPDIIVTARNRRERLIDVPVAATVLTAQALSRASAVQIAEIAKQVPQLEINIAGAGTGANVSIRGVGSSSIDAGVDQPVSLVIDGVGTSRGRLIFLGLFDVQSVEALKGPQALFFGKNSPAGVLSLTTTSPGTEFGGYAKASYNFDDHSRYLEGAVSIPLSETFAVRVAGRVLDSRGYLLNTAVSQPDPLTRAPDGSAVVTRPASRYQGQASGEIGRLTANWHPTEQFDATLKFTGAHQHGSGAAGQSTIVACAPGATRPSLVLGPLVLTDPTGTCKPDFKVSIADLPLPNMIPLSKTGRAFDDSTTYITSLNMNYRLDDITLTSITGYINFNYANAGNFDYQSYGVLWGALTDSLKSYSQELRASSSFHGPFNFTGGLLYEHTDRVFSQDIKVPGFTAIDGRYDNAFSVDPTKGNTYSAYLQLRYNILSNLELAGGARYTHEVKTGSLQDIYLRPGNVNNLPVGKIIHARVSNDNVSPEVTLSWHPVPNSTLYGAYKTGFLSGGISNPGQINKTATPDLLTFRPVKVKGGEIGAKGSFLGSKLTVSSAAYIYDYTDLQVISFEPTTFSYTTKNAASARVKGIEVQANYRMDSNFSLRGAISYNHGRYTKFPNGQCYAGQTVALGCSGGVQDLSGTPIGVSPDWAGNLGLTYDRALFGEVHGMFSIDGYYRGKYDFTAANTYRPTAIQDGQVRVDASVRLYQPNKGFELALLARNLTNRLTILSGSDTPAGAPGQLSGTLARGREVLVEASYRF
- a CDS encoding cytochrome P450, with product MVQSNPRPFYALLHEQRPVYRMPETGMFVVSRYEDVRAVLRDTVSFSSNTDVSTGINGASYHVHEAVLAERGWSHVQTLQRTDPPEHGRYRRLLDQVFNIHLVRNLEPHIAEVANSLIDSFIARGTGEFVSEFALPLPGIIIAEQLGLDRDRVPTFKSWADAILAPAMVPMNEAELRATAEIELEMQHFLADMFESRRREPKPDIISALVNARIEGEAPLSMHELQNLMHQLISGGYDTTISALANGLWLLLRFPEQLEKLRARPELIKGFVEEALRYESPVQGLVRRATRDVELHGCVIPRESVVIVRYGAANHDPAKFPCPHQFDIERKNASAHMAFGNGVHFCVGQLLAKQELVTGFGILLDRLADIELAAPLPDPPHHPSLLLHPMKELQIRFRAAR
- a CDS encoding sigma-70 family RNA polymerase sigma factor; protein product: MSIRMLMTDIAAAPGRPGVPRIGAPHEALLAVCYGEIRTIAQRVLRSDGAQLQIQPTDLAHEAALRMMSLDQIVWKDRAHFLAMSARVMRQALIDEVRHFRAAKRSTPEIMTEWIDKGQHRSFPLDVFDDALERLFAFDPDRARVVELRFYAGLTMTEIAVAMNNSVSTTERRWRTARAWLIAALDGDD
- a CDS encoding serine/threonine protein kinase translates to MSAEQDAVQREALDLFSEWLDLPPTTRDADLERQLVDRPTLLATVRRLIGTEAHRPMLPTEPPAPVDKVFAQPPPDRVGVYRLTEPIGHGGMGLVFRGERDDGVFTQTVAIKLIRRSLFSGTAAAQFASERQILARLRHPHIAQLFDGGVTTSGESYIVMELIEGRSITAHCDALNLDARQRMTLLRDVCDAMQFAHQHLIVHADIKPNNVVIDDRYGVKLLDFGIARMIDLSLTESRDEPLPTTARAQTPAFASPQQAAGLQATPADDVFSLGRMAATLLDDGTPLPAELAAVVARATAVDPAERYGTASALSGDLERWLNGRPVSALRSTPSRTAAMFVRRNWLGVGIAALALLSLIAAVAVTTTLYVRAEHERRLAEQRFAEVRQLASYLLTDVTGQLQHFPGTSQLRNDLARRGRTYLETLSRVKGAPLDMRLEVARGYATTAQILGQPSVQNLGNPRAAKRDLIRAETGMRTMLAETGDRPDIMLALSQALSTHAAIVHVTDNNPALGEQLFKQACVLAGRAVARLPRDPAARLARIRCSSGLANLYDYQARFADMERPLAVSFADLRTMPSGADPVETALALGNAYILRGDAKYYLGAKLASLPEYRAADLALRQPANANPDVRLLERLAWADYSIGSLLDDLNRPVEGLPAIERGIVAADLMLAFEKSPRARHIDNILHMQRAATLASLHRYPEAIAEAEAASQSYRQVAAAAPDDFEAARSIPVSMRPLGEIYYADGQRARACAIFTQASMLWGQLARRHGVLGFDTADELKIVKSRLDVCRRAGFGNKPV